Proteins encoded within one genomic window of Bombina bombina isolate aBomBom1 chromosome 1, aBomBom1.pri, whole genome shotgun sequence:
- the LOC128645316 gene encoding gap junction gamma-1 protein-like, which translates to MSWSFLTRLLEEINNHSTFVGKVWLTVLIIFRIVLTAVGGESIYYDEQSKFVCNTHQPGCENVCYDAFAPLSHVRFWVFQIILITTPSIMYLGFAMHRIARQPEEIRRNQESGNSSRKKRAPVVHRGAMRDYEEKEDNNEEDPMICEEVEPEKDVEAAKKKAQHDGRKRIKQDGLMRCYVLQLIVRSALEVGFLMGQYVLYGFEVIPFYVCTRKPCPHTVDCFVSRPTEKTIFLLIMYAVSALCLLLNLCELFHLGIGGIRDSWRKRSLSAKSPQYSKKTPSAPPNYHSVLKKSKVPNGKLVFPDNGRSEAFELSVPHRAENELDRLRQHLKMAQEHLDLAFQLNPSVDTANASRSSSPESNSIAAEQNRLNLAQEKGGGGFKKAGL; encoded by the coding sequence ATGAGCTGGAGTTTTTTGACCCGTCTCCTTGAGGAGATCAACAACCACTCCACGTTTGTGGGAAAAGTATGGCTGACTGTTCTCATCATATTTCGAATTGTGTTGACTGCAGTCGGTGGCGAGTCTATATACTATGATGAACAGAGCAAGTTTGTATGTAACACGCATCAGCCTGGGTGTGAAAATGTTTGTTACGATGCTTTTGCACCTCTATCTCATGTCCGATTCTGGGTTTTCCAAATTATTCTTATTACCACTCCTTCCATCATGTACTTGGGTTTTGCAATGCATCGGATTGCACGACAGCCTGAAGAGATTCGTCGTAACCAAGAAAGCGGCAATAGCAGCCGCAAGAAACGAGCTCCAGTGGTGCACCGTGGTGCTATGAGAGATTATGAGGAGAAAGAAGATAACAATGAAGAAGATCCTATGATCTGTGAGGAGGTGGAACCTGAGAAGGATGTTGAGGCAGCCAAGAAGAAGGCGCAGCATGATGGCCGGAAGCGCATCAAACAAGATGGTCTGATGAGATGCTATGTATTGCAGCTGATTGTGCGTTCTGCTCTGGAAGTAGGCTTTCTTATGGGCCAGTATGTTCTGTATGGGTTTGAGGTGATCCCATTCTATGTGTGTACTCGCAAGCCCTGCCCCCACACTGTAGACTGCTTTGTGTCTCGTCCCACTGAGAAAACCATTTTCCTACTAATTATGTATGCAGTCAGTGCCCTCTGTTTGTTGCTGAACCTGTGTGAACTTTTCCACCTTGGGATTGGTGGCATTAGAGATTCTTGGCGGAAACGTTCCTTGTCTGCTAAGAGTCCACAATATTCTAAGAAAACACCCAGTGCGCCTCCAAATTATCACTCTGTACTGAAGAAAAGCAAAGTGCCCAATGGCAAGCTAGTATTCCCAGACAATGGAAGATCGGAGGCTTTTGAATTATCCGTACCACATCGTGCAGAAAATGAGCTGGACCGCCTGCGACAACATCTAAAGATGGCCCAGGAGCACCTTGACCTGGCTTTTCAATTGAACCCTTCTGTTGATACAGCCAATGCGTCACGGAGCAGCAGTCCTGAGTCCAATAGCATTGCTGCAGAACAGAACCGACTGAACCTTGCTCAGGAGAAGGGAGGAGGTGGTTTTAAGAAAGCTG